One Papaver somniferum cultivar HN1 chromosome 10, ASM357369v1, whole genome shotgun sequence genomic window carries:
- the LOC113318806 gene encoding transportin MOS14-like isoform X1 — translation MWALVPKLPLQPQLHQTVCLAIGVYSKLLDASLNGLLVLLSVIEILMSGMSASEDSAAAAALAFRHICNGPADDYFLLASRCILYCGHLFDASAVFPPLADGAMIGNTTQVSFSLLFECSNLTCTHLAKKMFLKEACNSIMTSLSDVLDLANSS, via the exons ATGTG GGCGTTGGTTCCAAAACTCCCTCTTCAACCTCAATTACATCAGACAG TGTGCTTGGCAATCGGGGTATATTCAAAGCTGCTTGATGCTTCACTAAATGGGCTCCTGGTTTTGCTTTCAGTGATAGAGATTCTTATGAGTGGCATGAGTGCCTCTGAAGATTCTGCAGCAGCTGCAGCTTTGGCCTTTAGGCACATCTGTAATG GACCAGCAGATGATTATTTTTTGTTGGCGTCTCGATGCATCCTCTATTGCGGTCATCTTTTTGATGCATCAGCTGTATTCCCACCTTTAGCTGATGGTGCGATGATTGGCAATACGACACAGGTatcgttttctcttctttttgaATGTTCGAATTTAACATGTACTCACCTTGCAAAGAAGATGTTTCTTAAAGAAGCCTGCAATTCGATAATGACATCTTTATCAGATGTCTTGGACCTTGCAAACTCTAGTTGA
- the LOC113316932 gene encoding uncharacterized protein LOC113316932, translated as MVPLPNSPLILSFQALFLIISISSLYTQATTPQSIETGGRRSLSSFKETPGGSNATFECTPSGPCLPCLYSEKGDEKYRCSETGYRIPLKCIGAGDSSKKKTGKKSKKNRSTLEKSFGNTDKHSVTLDTEETASLIKSRRVLDDSSTSDGRQGYITYRSCVPAVNQEKLSVLGFEAIMLFMVLCAGSFIYFRRKQVVTMPGVGMMRVPSNARF; from the exons ATGGTTCCATTACCAAACTCACCATTAATCCTTTCTTTCCAAGCCCTTTTCTTAATCATCTCTATATCTTCATTATATACACAGGCAACAACCCCTCAGAG TATTGAAACAGGAGGAAGACGTTCATTATCGAGTTTCAAAGAAACCCCAGGAGGCAGTAATGCTACCTTTGAATGTACTCCTTCTGGACCTTGTCTCCCTTGTCTCTACTCCGAAAAG GGAGATGAAAAATATCGATGCAGTGAAACTGGATATCGAATCCCTTTGAAATGTATAGGAGCTGGAGATAGTTCAAAGAAGAAAACTGGCAAGAAATCTAAGAAAAACAGATCAACTTTGGAAAAGTCATTTGGCAACACAGACAAGCACTCTGTAACgctggatactgaagaaactgctaGTTTAATTAAAAGTAGAAGAGTGCTGGATGATTCGTCTACATCGGATGGAAGACAAGGTTATATTACTTATAGGAGCTGTGTACCAGCTGTAAATCAAGAGAAGTTGTCGGTGCTAGGTTTCGAG GCCATTATGTTGTTTATGGTGCTTTGTGCTGGTTCATTTATATATTTTAGGCGGAAACAAGTTGTTACAATGCCAGGAGTTGGAATGATGAGAGTGCCAAGCAACGCTAGATTCTAA
- the LOC113318806 gene encoding transportin MOS14-like isoform X3: protein MWALVPKLPLQPQLHQTVCLAIGVYSKLLDASLNGLLVLLSVIEILMSGMSASEDSAAAAALAFRHICNGPADDYFLLASRCILYCGHLFDASAVFPPLADGAMIGNTTQVTYALLAFRRAYE from the exons ATGTG GGCGTTGGTTCCAAAACTCCCTCTTCAACCTCAATTACATCAGACAG TGTGCTTGGCAATCGGGGTATATTCAAAGCTGCTTGATGCTTCACTAAATGGGCTCCTGGTTTTGCTTTCAGTGATAGAGATTCTTATGAGTGGCATGAGTGCCTCTGAAGATTCTGCAGCAGCTGCAGCTTTGGCCTTTAGGCACATCTGTAATG GACCAGCAGATGATTATTTTTTGTTGGCGTCTCGATGCATCCTCTATTGCGGTCATCTTTTTGATGCATCAGCTGTATTCCCACCTTTAGCTGATGGTGCGATGATTGGCAATACGACACAG GTTACATATGCTTTACTAGCCTTCAGGAGGGCCTATGAATGA
- the LOC113315457 gene encoding F-box protein CPR1-like: protein MAYRRFVWKFGGGRRTTIMSIPEEIQIEILLRLPAKPLLSCKCVCKHWYALILTSGFVKTHMTVQKNNPILMLKDSGDRIYSIGYDSLPSSSVCEIKDRVIKVDHPFKSSLLHYCDGLLGSCNGIICTWLSYYGGGNRNLFCLWNPATTEYKELPESPIEFNGDNVCIHGIGYNDKTDDYKLAIGIKLPGNKDTTLVQVYTLASNLWKTVKTIPYRFCDIQISGVLVNENLHWLALGQYDLLLLSLDISDENFKEMQLPREIPEMNKDMSLGVLQGCLCLLVSSDVNGVENYFEVWEMLDYGVRESWTKHYVISHESIINELRYLKLVRSFKNHEILLLKGDILVLYDPKHGSARELKINNVPFRNAETYCESLVSLNSGTYSVGLLFNVYYLDAAVV from the exons aTGGCTTATAGACGTTTTGTATGGAAATTTGGTGGTGGAAGAAGAACAACAATAATGTCAATTCCAGAAGAGATACAAATTGAAATCCTCTTAAGATTACCGGCGAAACCCTTATTATCTTGTAAGTGTGTTTGCAAGCACTGGTATGCCCTAATCTTAACCTCTGGTTTCGTTAAAACCCATATGACTGTTCAGAAAAATAATCCTATTCTCATGCTTAAAGATTCCGGTGATCGAATTTACTCAATAGGTTATGattcattaccatcatcatctgTATGTGAAATTAAAGATCGTGTTATTAAAGTGGATCACCCATTCAAATCATCTCTTCTACATTATTGTGATGGATTATTGGGTTCATGTAATGGTATAATTTGCACATGGTTGTCTTATTATGGTGGTGGTAATAGGAATTTATTCTGTCTTTGGAACCCAGCTACAACAGAATATAAAGAATTACCTGAATCACCAATTGAATTTAATGGAGACAATGTTTGCATTCATGGTATTGGTTATAATGACAAGACTGATGATTACAAGTTGGCAATAGGTATAAAACTTCCCGGAAACAAGGATACTACTCTAGTCCAAGTCTATACGTTAGCATCAAATTTGTGGAAAACGGTGAAAACCATACCTTATCGGTTTTGTGATATTCAAATATCCGGGGTGCTTGTTAACGAAAACCTTCATTGGTTAGCGCTAGGTCAATATGACTTATTATTACTCTCTTTAGATATCAGTGATGAGAATTTCAAAGAAATGCAACTACCAAGAGAAATCCCTGAGATGAATAAGGATATGTCTCTGGGTGTGTTGCAAGGGTGCCTTTGCTTACTTGTCAGCTCAGATGTGAATGGTGTTGAGAATTATTTTGAAGTATGGGAGATGCTGGATTATGGAGTTCGAGAATCTTGGACAAAGCATTATGTCATTTCCCACGAGAGTATTATTAATGAGCTAAGATATTTGAAGCTTGTGCGGTCTTTTAAGAACCATGAGATTCTACTCTTGAAAGGCGATATTCTAGTTTTGTATGACCCAAAACATGGAAGTGCTAGAGAACTAAAAATCAACAATGTTCCATTCAGGAACGCTGAGACTTATTGTGAAAGCTTAGTTTCTTTGAACTCTGGTACTTACAGTGTGGGA CTGTTGTTTAATGTCTACTACCTTGATGCAGCTGTTGTTTAA
- the LOC113318806 gene encoding transportin MOS14-like isoform X2, with translation MWALVPKLPLQPQLHQTVIEILMSGMSASEDSAAAAALAFRHICNGPADDYFLLASRCILYCGHLFDASAVFPPLADGAMIGNTTQVSFSLLFECSNLTCTHLAKKMFLKEACNSIMTSLSDVLDLANSS, from the exons ATGTG GGCGTTGGTTCCAAAACTCCCTCTTCAACCTCAATTACATCAGACAG TGATAGAGATTCTTATGAGTGGCATGAGTGCCTCTGAAGATTCTGCAGCAGCTGCAGCTTTGGCCTTTAGGCACATCTGTAATG GACCAGCAGATGATTATTTTTTGTTGGCGTCTCGATGCATCCTCTATTGCGGTCATCTTTTTGATGCATCAGCTGTATTCCCACCTTTAGCTGATGGTGCGATGATTGGCAATACGACACAGGTatcgttttctcttctttttgaATGTTCGAATTTAACATGTACTCACCTTGCAAAGAAGATGTTTCTTAAAGAAGCCTGCAATTCGATAATGACATCTTTATCAGATGTCTTGGACCTTGCAAACTCTAGTTGA